TACCCCTGTTCGACATGCATGCTGACCAGAACTTCCATCACCAGCGCCTCTGAAAGCCTGACCTGCGGCTGGACACGACAGATATCTTCCATCACCTTGAGAAGAAAAAGCTGGCCGATATCATGCATCAGTCCCCCCAGGAAGGCCTCCTGCATCAGTACCTGGTAACCGGTGTTTTTGGCCAGCCAATAGGCTCCCAGGGCACAGCCGAGAGAATGGCGCCAGAGTTTCTCCATCAACAGGTTGAGCCCCTTGTGACGACAGCGGTAGAGTCCCCGTTGGGTCACCTGCACCGTCAGTCGCAACACCTCCCTGGCCCCGAGACGCACAATCGCCTCATTGATGGTCACCACCTTCTTCAATCCACCATAAAAACTGGAGTTGGCTTCCTTGAGGATTTCACTGGCCAGGGCCTGATCCCGATTGATCAGGACGGAACATTTCTCCACGCTGAAATCCGCTTTGCCGAGAGCCCGCTGCAGCTGCAGGGCGGTCTGATTGAAAACCGGTAATTTCAGATCCTCGGCGGCCAGGGCCTGTTCGACCATGGCCAACAGTGACGGAGTACTCATCGCTGTTCTCCTGTCAGTCGGTAAAGCTCCGGCAATCCCCTCGGCTTTCCAAGCCGCGGCAGCATTCGCATCACTTCCTGCAGCGAAATCAGGCCACGCGAGGCCTTGACCAGGCCATCCTCGTAAAGGGTGATCAGACCGCTGGTTTCAACACTGATGCGGCGGATCTCATAGGAGGTCTTGCGTTGCAGAATGGCATCCTTGACCTGCTCATTGAGAACCAGCAGTTCGAAAACCCCCACCCGGCCGCGGTAGCCGGTAAAGCGGCAGAGAGGGCACCCTCTGCCGGTCATGAAGGAAGCTCCGGCCATGTCGGCCTGCCGGTAGCCGAGACGGCGCATGTCGGCCGCTGTCAATATGTACGGCTCGGCGCACTCCCGACAGATCTGCCGCAGCAGCCGCTGGGCCAGAACACAGACCACGGTGGAAGAAATCAGAAACGCCTCGATCTCCATGTTCATCAGGCGCAGCAGTCCACCAATACTGTCTTCGGTATGAAATGTGGTGAGGACCTTATGTCCGGTCAGGGCCGCCTGGATAGCGGTTTCGGCCGAGAAATGATCGCGAATCTCACCAAGAATAATGATGTCAGGATCCTGACGGACGATGTGGCGCAGAGTTTCCTCGAAGGTCACGCCGATCTCGGTATTGATGGAGCACTGGGCGATACCGTCGACGATGTACTCGACAGGATCCTCGGCGGTGATGATACTGGTCTCCATGTTGTTGAGGTAGTTGACACAGCTGTAGAGGGTGGTGGTCTTTCCCGACCCGGTCGGTCCAGTGACGATCAGGACTCCGCTCGGCAGGTCGAGAGCATCATAACGGAACCGATCGAGCATCTTCGGGGCCATGCCGATATCTTTCAGCTCCAGCAGTTCTCCCTTCTGATTGAGCAGGCGCAACACGACTTTCTCGCCATAGATTGTGACATAAAAGGAAACCCGCAGATCAAGCGTCTTGCCGGTCGTCGGGCTTTCGTAAAGGATGCGCCCATCCTGGTGACGCCGCCGCTCGGTGATATTGGCGTCAGCCATCACCTTGAGACGACTGGTGATCGGCGCCGCCAGTTCCAGCCCCAGGGTCTTGTGCTGCAGCAACACCCCGTCACACCGGAAACGAACCCGCAGACGTTCCTTGAGCGGTTCAATATGGATATCGCTGGCACCCTCCTTGACCGCTTCATCGAGCAGCTTGTTGATCAGGCCGATGACCGTATGTTCGTCACAGTCAACTTTCGAGGCACAGCACACATGGCGGTATTTCTGCAGCCAGTCGGCGACAGCCTTGGCAGAAGCGATACCGACATCAATATCCCGGCCGAACAGATCCTGCGCCATGGCCAGGTCTTCCTTGTTCTGGGGATCAACCAGGGCGACCAGAATGCGATCGTTTTCTTTCCTGACTGGAACAAACTGATATTGCTGGTACAGCTTGGAGGGTGCCCGGGAGAGCAGTCCACGGTCAAGTTCCTCAGCATCGAGATCAACCACCTTGAGTCCCAGTTGATAGGAGAGAACCTCAAGGAACTTGTGTTCGTCGATAAAATGATCCGCAACCAGGATTTCACCGAGACGGCGT
The sequence above is a segment of the Geothermobacter hydrogeniphilus genome. Coding sequences within it:
- a CDS encoding GspE/PulE family protein; this translates as MPDAMSSQFQLTAQSPSSQPSADACPLPSSGEVLADFLVRHGLLTIPQLHYARRVQGKLATPKTLLQVLQDLDYIQESKLRRALQQDRVGIRIGDLLVELGYLRQKDLQTALARQKESGGSRRLGEILVADHFIDEHKFLEVLSYQLGLKVVDLDAEELDRGLLSRAPSKLYQQYQFVPVRKENDRILVALVDPQNKEDLAMAQDLFGRDIDVGIASAKAVADWLQKYRHVCCASKVDCDEHTVIGLINKLLDEAVKEGASDIHIEPLKERLRVRFRCDGVLLQHKTLGLELAAPITSRLKVMADANITERRRHQDGRILYESPTTGKTLDLRVSFYVTIYGEKVVLRLLNQKGELLELKDIGMAPKMLDRFRYDALDLPSGVLIVTGPTGSGKTTTLYSCVNYLNNMETSIITAEDPVEYIVDGIAQCSINTEIGVTFEETLRHIVRQDPDIIILGEIRDHFSAETAIQAALTGHKVLTTFHTEDSIGGLLRLMNMEIEAFLISSTVVCVLAQRLLRQICRECAEPYILTAADMRRLGYRQADMAGASFMTGRGCPLCRFTGYRGRVGVFELLVLNEQVKDAILQRKTSYEIRRISVETSGLITLYEDGLVKASRGLISLQEVMRMLPRLGKPRGLPELYRLTGEQR
- a CDS encoding HDOD domain-containing protein, with amino-acid sequence MSTPSLLAMVEQALAAEDLKLPVFNQTALQLQRALGKADFSVEKCSVLINRDQALASEILKEANSSFYGGLKKVVTINEAIVRLGAREVLRLTVQVTQRGLYRCRHKGLNLLMEKLWRHSLGCALGAYWLAKNTGYQVLMQEAFLGGLMHDIGQLFLLKVMEDICRVQPQVRLSEALVMEVLVSMHVEQGYRLMQHWGLPDEYADIVRYHHHPEPPIESSLLTLVMLADQACRKLGISLVHHPELVLATSREAQLLGVKETTLAQLEIALEDKFLNPPAAAAS